In the Halorubrum ruber genome, CGCGATGGGCGTCACCGTCTCCGGCGTGCCCGCGGGCGTCGAGCTCGACGAGGAGGCCATCCAGGCGCAGCTCGACCGGCGCAAGCCGGGCCAGTCGATGATCACTACCTCGCGGGGCGAGCCCGACGAGGTCGTCGTCAACTCCGGCGTTCAGGACGGCTACACCACGGGGACGCCGATCGGGATGGTGATACAGAACAAGGACGCGCGCTCGGGCAAGTACGAGCCGTACGTCACCGCGCCGCGCCCCTCGCACGGCGACTACACCTACTCCGCGAAGTTCGGCACGCGCAACTGGGGCGGCGGCGGGCGCTCCTCAGCCCGGGAGACCGTCAACTGGGTCGCCGCGGGCGCGGTCGCCGAGCAGGTCCTCGACGCCTCCGACCACGACGTCGAGATCAAAGCGCACGTCAACCGCATCGGCGACGTCGAGGCCGACCCGGTGAGCTTCGACCAGCTCCTCGCGAACAGCGAGGAGAACGACGTGCGCTGCGCCGACCCCGACGCGGCCGCCGAGATGCAGGAGTTAATCGAGGAGTACCAAGAGAAGGGCGACTCGATCGGCGGCTCGATCTACTTCGAGTGTCGCGGCGTCCCGCGCGGGCTCGGCGCGCCGCGTTTCGACGGGTTCCCGAGCCGGCTCGGGCAGGCGATGTTCTCGATCCCGGCGACGACCGGCGTCGAGTTCGGCCTCGGGAAAGAGGCCGTCGACGTGACGGGCAGCGAGCGCAACGAGGACTGGACGTTCGACGACGGCGAGTCGTTCGACCACGTCGAGAGCGACGAGGGAGACCCCGTCCCCGAGGGGAACGACCACGGCGGCCTTCAGGGCGGGATAACCACGGGAGAGCCGATCTACGGAGAGGCCACGTGGCACGCGCCCACCTCGATCCCCAAGAAACAGCGCTCCGCCGACTGGGAGACCGGCGAGGAGAAGGAGATTCAGGTCGTCGGGCGCCACGACCCCGTCCTCCCGCCGCGGGCCGTCCCCGTCGTCGAGGCGATGCTCTACTGTACCGTCCTCGACTTCATGCTGCTCGCCGGGCGGATCAACCCCGACCGCGTCGACGGCAACCCGGGGCAGTACGACACCGACTACCACCCGAGCAGCCCGGAGAACGAGTAGCGGGCGAGGCGGTTCGGAGCGGCTTTTCGCGGTGGCAACTGATTCGAGAGGTGATACGTCGTTGACTCGCTCACAAATTCATTACAGAATATTACAGACTATGACACATGTCGATCGGTATCGACGCGTTCGATGACGAGCCGGAGGCGGCACTCGACGTCGCTTCCGGAACGCAGCCGTATCGAATCCTCGCGTTCCTCGCCGAACACGACGACCAAGCGTTCACCCAGACCGAGATCCACGAGGAGACGGGAATCAAGCGCGGGAGCGTCGGTGCCGTCCTATCGCGACTCGAGGACCGCGGACTCGTCCGCCATCGGGGTCGCTACTGGGCGATCGCCGAGAACGAGCGGCTCGCGTCGTTCGCCGCGCAACAGGCGGCGAGCTCGGCGTCGACGACGGACGATTACTACGGCGAGGACGGAGCGTGACCGAAGAAGGCGGCCTGGGTCCTCACTCCCCCGGCGACCACTCGCAGGCGTTCCCCGCGGTGAGGTCGTTCTCGTCGACGTGCGCGGAGAGGCACGCGTAGTTACAGAAGTACGTCGGCGAGCCACAGCCGTCGTCGCAGTCGCGCACACAGATCGGGTCGTGGTCGAAAATCCGCGAGCCGCAGTACGCGCAGGTCTCGTCGGCGTCGGGCGTCGACACGGTCGTGGACATAGCCGGAGACAGTACCTGCGGCGGTGAAAAGGCGTCGCACGTCTGTGCGACTCACACCACGATGACGGCGTCGACGACGACGAGCAGGACGAAGCCGAAGAGGAAGGCGCCGGTCGCGGCGTCCGCGTGTCCGTGGCCGTGTGAGGAGGGGATCAGCTCCCGGAAGACGACCGCGAGCATCGCACCCGCCGCGAATCCCGACGATATCGGAAACAGCCCGGCGCTGAGCCCGACGAGAGAGAAGCCGAAGAGGGACGCGACGACCTGCGGGACGACCCCCGAGAGCGTGGTGTACCAAATCACTCGCAGGTTCGACATCCCCGTCTCGGCCATCGGCACCGCGAACGCGAACCCGTCCGGGACGTTCTGAAGCCCGATCACGACCGCGAGCAGCAGCGCGACCTCCTCTAACCCGGAGGCGAACGCGACGCCGATCGCCAGCCCCTCCGGGGCGTTGTGGAGGGTGATCGCCCCGCCGATGAGGATCGCCTTCCGGAGCGAGGACTCGCGCTCGTCGATGAGCCCGCCGGCGCTCGCCGCCGGTCCGGCCTCGGGGTCTTCGCTTCGGGGAGCGTCCTCGGCGACCGGATCGTCGCTTCGGGGAGCGTCCTCGGCGACCGGATCGTCGCTTCGGGGAGCGTCCTCGGCGACCGGATCGTCGGCCGGCGCTTCCATCCCCGCGACGTCGTCCTCGGTCGCGCCGCCCTCCGCGAACCACTCCCGGTACTCCGCGTGGAGGTGCGGGACGAGGTAGTTCCCGCCGAGCAGCGCGAACCCGCCAAAGAGGACGCCCGTCATCACCGCTCGGAGCGTCCCCTCTTCCATGCCGGGGATCACGAGGCCGAACACGCTGGCGGCGACCATCAGTCCGGCCGCCAGCCCGAGGGCCGCGTCGTAGATCCGGTGTGTCACGCGGTCGCGGAAGAACACGGGGAGCGCCCCGAGACCTGTGGCGAGCCCCGCGACGCTCGTCACGCCGAGGACCGAGGCGAGCGTAGTCATGCGTTCCGTGAACGCGCCCGAGTTCATAAATGGGTGGGAGCGAGCGTCGCCGGTCCGCGGGGACCCGGGCTTAGCGAACCGCCACGCGCCGGAGGTCCCGCCCGTACGCCGCGACCGCGACGGCGAGGGTCGCGAGCGCGCTCGCGGGGAGGACGGCGAACCAGCCGGCGGTCGCGCCGACGCCGAACCGGACGCCCAGCCCCGCCGCCACCCACAGGGTCGCGGCCGCGGCGAGGACGAGGAGGCCGCCTGTGACCCGGCGGTCCTCCCGGCCGAGCGCGACGCCGCTCGTGGCGCTGCCGGCCGCGAGCAGGTGGAAACCGAGGGCGAGCGGCCACGCTCGGATCGACGGCGGGAGCGTCGCGAACGGTCGCGGCTGGTCGAGGAAGTACGCCCACACGGGGTAGCCGCCGACGCCGCTCCCGTCGCCGCCGAGCGTCACGAACCCCCAGAGGCTCACCAGCGTCGGGGCGTCGTCGCCGCCCGGAACGACCGCCATCGGGACCGCGAGCAGCGCGACGACGAGGAGCCACTCGACGCGCCCGCTGGTCGACGGCGAGCCCGCTCTCTCCCGCGAGACGGATCGCGACGTCGATTCCGCCGCCGAGCGCGACGCGTCGTCCGAACTCTCCATAGGAGGGGTTCGACGCCCGGGAGTAAGTATGGTCGGGACCGCGCTGGCGCCGAGGGGTTTTTACTGTCCTCGGAGGGACCGACCAGCCATGCCAGCCCTCCGCTCGATCCGTCCGGCCGTCGGTAGCGTCGCGAGGAACCCCGTCCTCGTCGCCGTCTCGGCGCTGTTCGCGCTCGCACAGCTCCCAGACCTGATCGTGGGACCGACGGCGAACCCGGAGCTGTCCGCGGCGGTGTCCGCGCTGACGTTCGGCGTGCTGATCCTCGTCGCTCCCTTCTTCCAAGGCGGCCTGCTCGCGATGGCGGACGAAGCGCTCGACGGGACGACGGGCGTCGCGACGCTCGTCTCGGGAGGTAAGGAACACTATCTCCCGCTGCTGGTCGCGTACCTCGCGCTGCTCGGAGTGAGCCTCGCGTTCGGCTTCCTCGCGTTCTTCGGCGCCCTCCTCGGGATCGCGGGCAGCGTCGCGAGCGAGCCCGCCGGGTTCCTCGCCGTCCCCGCCGAGGACGTCACGCTCCTGGCGGTGCTGGCGATCATCGTCGTCGGCCTGTTCGCCGCGTACCTGCTCGTCACGTTCTTTCTCCAGTTTTACGCCCACGCGATCGTCGTCGACGGCGCCGAACTCGTCGCCGGGTTCCGTCGCAGCGTCCGCGTCGTGCGGTCGAACCTCGGAGCCGCGTTCCTCTACACGGCCCTCCTGACCGGCGGCGGCGCGGCGTTCGGCCTCCTCGTCGCCGCCGCGTCGCTGTCGCTCGCACCGCCGCCGGCGATGGAGTCCGCCCCGGTGTGGGTCCCGACCGTCGAGGTCGGCACACTCGGCACCGTCGGAGTCGGGGTCGGAGTGATCGCGGTCACCGGCGTCCTCGGCGCGCTGTGGGCGACCTACTCGGTGGCGTTCTACCGCGCCTGCTCGGAGCGGACGCCCGCGGCGGGGCGTCAGGCGTAACTCGCCGCCCGCCGTACGGACCGTGTGAACACCGACGACGGCGGCCACCACGACGCGGCGGTCGACGCGCTGGCGACCCGGGAGTACGAGCGCGCCGGGGACCGCTACACCCGCGGCGGGCGACGCGTGCTCGCCGACCCGCGCCCCGAACTGGACCCGTTCGAACCGGACGAGAAGGGGTGGGTCGGCCAGGGGCTCCAACAGCTGCTCGCGGCGGCGGTCGCGTATCGCGTCGCTGGCGTCGACGAGCGCGCGAACCGACGCGCGGCCGAGGGGATCGCCGCCGCCCGCGACTTCGAGTCAGTCCTCTCGGCACCGGGACAGGCCGCCTGCCTCGGTGAGTTCGTGGCCGACTTCCGAGTCGCGGGCGGGCTCGGCGGCGCCGACGGAGCGTACGACGACGCCGCGGAGCGGTACGCCGCCGCGAGCGGCGAAATCGACTCCCCGCAGGCGCTCGCGACGACCCCGCTGTTCGAGGCCGCGGCCGCGACGATCAAGCAGGTCGCGCGGGGGCAGGCGGACGGCGAGATAGCGATCAAATGGGAGGACCTCCACGGGAGCGACCCGAGCCGACCGGGCGAGTTCCTCGCGCACCGCGCCCGATTCAAGAAACAGCGGTTCCCGGGGCTGGTCGAGCGCGCGGTCGACGACGGCCATCTCGCCGCGCCGCGGGGGACGACCGAGTACGACAACGACGGCCACCAGTGTCCGCACTGCGGGTCGAACCACGTGAACTGGGCTGGAACCGGGATCCTCTGTCTGCGGTGTTCGCGGCCGACGGAGGGTTTGAGGGCGCGCGTCGCGGGCGACGAGGCGGATCCGGCCTCCGTCGGTGCGACCGCCGTCAGCCCAGCAGGCTCTCGCCGTCGAACTCGTCGTCGGCCTCGACGTCCAGCAGGTCGAGGACGGTCGGCGTCACGTCGAAGAGGTTCGCGTCGGTGAGATCGAGGTCGGGGTCGGTCGAGTACAACAGCGAGTTCTCGAACTTGTGCATCCCGTTGCGGGGCCCCTCGGTGAAGACGGCCTCCTTGCCGCTGAACCCGGACTTGAGGTCGAACCCGTCCGCGGGGATGACGACGAGGTCGGGGGCGATATCGTCGTGGTCGCCGTCGAAGACGGTCTCGCCTTTCACGATCCGCTTGCACACCTGCCGGCCGTCGGGGCCGGTGAGCGATTCGAGGTCGTCGATGAGCTCCTCCCGGGTCGCCTCGTACTCGTCTTGTGGAACGACGCCCTCCGGCTCGCGCCCCTCTAAGTTGAGATAGAAGCGGCCGGGGATGAGCGAGTACGCGCGCGCCTCGTCGTCGATGTCGGTCAGCGAGTCGTGGTCGTCGTCCGCGTACGAGAGCCACCCCTCGTCGGCGAGGAACTGGTTGCAGTTCACCTCCCAGTTCAGCTCGGTGAACCCGTGGTCGGAGGCGACGATCAGCGTGGTGTCGTCGTCGAGCGAGTCGCGTATCTCGCCGATGTACCCGTCGAGCTTGCGGTAGAACTCGAGGAACTCTTCCTTGTACTCGCCGTCGGTCGCGTAGTCGCCGAACAGGAAGTGGTTCACGCGGTCCGTGCTCATGAAGACGCCGAAGAAGAGGCCCCAGTCGTCCTGTGCGAGGTAGTGGTCGAACGCCTCGTACCGGGCGTCGAGCGTCGCGTGCGCGTTCTCGATGAACTCCGTCTTGTCGTCGTCGTGGCCGAGCTTGGCGTTGACGTCGATCTTGTAGTCGAAGCCGTCGAGCGTCGCGCGCAGTTCTTCGTCGCTCGCCGCCGACTCCAGGTCGGGCGAGAGGAAGCCGGAGACCATCCGCTGGACCCGCGTCGACGGCGGGAACGTGACGGGGACGTTGAGGACGGTCGCGTCGCGGCCGGCGTCGGTGACGCGGTCCCACAGCCGGGTCGCCTCCACGTGGCGACCGAGCGGGACGTACGTCTCGTAGGAGTCGCGCTCGCGGTCCTGGAAGCCGTACACGCCCGTGGCGCCGGGGTTCACGCCGGTCGTGAGGCTCGGCCAGCACGCGCTCGACTCGGGGGGACGATGCTCTCTAAGCGGCCGCCGGAGCCGGTCTCGGCGACGTCGGTCAGGTTCTCGAAGACGTCGGGGTGGTCCTCGACGAGGTCGAGCGGTACGCCGTCGATCCCGAGGAAGACGACGCGCTCGTCGTCGTCGCCGCGGAGCCGGTCGAACAGACCCATGTCCGGAGGTTCCGGTGGAGCCGGCATATCCCTTGTGTTCCGCGGGACAGCGGCGGCGACCGCCCTCGGTCGGCGCTCCCTCGGGCGCCCGCGATTCAGAAAGCCTATTCGTCTCGGCGGCGACGGCTACGCCGTATGAGCGACGACTTCCCGGCGAGCGTCGACGTCGATTACACCGACGGTGAGGGGGAGACCCCCGAGGATTACCCGTCGATCCAGCACAAAATCGAGAAGGCGGTCGAGGTCACCCGCCGCGGGCTCGAACAGTACGACAACCCCGCGGTGATGTGGACGGGCGGGAAGGACTCCACGCTGACGCTGTACTTCATCAATCAGGTAGCCGAGGAGTACGGCCACGAGAAGCCGACCGCCGTCTTCATCGACCACTTCCAGCACTTCGACGACATCACCGACTTCGTCGAGCACTGGGCCGACGAGTGGGATATCGACCTCGTGTACGCCCGCAACGAGGACGTCGGCGACTACGTCGAGGAACACGGCCTCGAACCCGGCGACGACATCCCCGTCGACGCACTCTCGGAGCACAACCAGCACCACATCCGGGAGATCTTAGAGTTCGAGGAGGACTCGTTCCCGTTCCTGCTCGACACGTACGTCGGCAACCACCTGCTGAAGACGGTCGCGCTCAACGACGCCCTCGAGGAGCACGACATCGACGGCGTCATCTCCGGCGTCCGCTGGGACGAGCAGGAGGCCCGCGCGGACGAGACGTTCTTCTCGCCGCGCCACGACCCCGACCTGTTCCCGCCGCACGACCGCATCCAGCCCATCCTCCAGTTCGCCGAGGCCGACGTGTGGGAGGCCTTCTGGAACTTCGTCGTCCCGGACACCGTCGAGGCGTTCCCCGACGAGGGGTACATCCCGCAGGCCGACGACGACCTCCCCGAGGGCGTCACGCAGGAGGACGTGCCGATCTCGCCGAAATACTTCGCCGGGTTCCGCTCGCTCGGCAGCGAGGTCTCGACGGAGAAGACGACCGAGGAGCCCGCGTGGCTCCAGAACCTCGACGAGACGACCGAGCGCGCCGGCCGCGCCCAGGACAAGGAGGACCTGATGGAGCGCCTGCGCGACCTCGGCTACATGTAAGCCACGCGGGCGACGCGCGGTCAATCGACGAACGGCTCCTTCTTCGGTCACGCCCCCGAGATCGACGCCCTCGCGAGGTCGGACTGACTCCGTATTCGGTTCCGACGAGCGGATCACCGGCGTGTGATTGGACAGATCGCACATCTCTCCGTTCGCCTCTGTTCCCGGAGATCGGCGTTACATATATGCGATGAATGAGCGACAGTAGCGTTTGGCTGTGAAATGTGCGGCCGGAGTCGCGACCGAGGTCGTTCCGTCCGGCCGCAGTAGAATTGTGTATACCATACATTTTTGGTTGCGTCGTGCGTTATCGCGTATAGAGTCCCGAAGCCGGCCGGAGGCGTCGACGGCCGGCCGACCGGATGCTCGAGAGATGACAGAGCGAACGCCCGCCCGACGGAAGAGAGCGTATCGGCACGGCAAGCGCCCGCATCACGAACTGTCCATGTCCATCAGATGATACGCCCGTTCCTCACCGGAATCAAGGAGAACCTCATCTACGTCGTCGTCGCCTCGCTGGTCGCCGGGCTGGCCTTCGGCCAGGTCGCGGGCTCGGGGACGAAGGCGCTCCTGCGAGCCGCGGTCGTCCCGATCCTGTTCCTGATGATCTACCCGATGATGATCAACATCGACCTTCGGGAAGTGATCAACGTCCGCGACCACGCCGGTCCAGTGGGGTTGAGCCTGCTGATCAACTTCGGCGCGGCGCCGCTGTTCGCGGTCGCCCTCTCGCGAGGCTTCTTCGGCGGCGACATCGAGTACGCCGTCGGACTGTACTTCATCGCGCTCATCCCGACCTCCGGGATGACCGCCGCGTGGACGGGCCTCGCCGACGGAGACCTCGAGGCGGCGCTGGTCGCGATGGCGGTCAACCTGTTAGCGGCGATCGTGATTCTCCCGGCGTACCTCTCCGTACTCGTGCCCGCCGACATCGGGTTCGACCCCTCGGCGCTGTACCGACAGCTCGCGCAGGTGGTGGTCATCCCGATGGCCGCTGGGACGGTCACTCGATGGCTGTTGCTCCGCCGGTATTCCACGGCGGGTTTCAAGCGCCTGAAGCCGTTGTTCGGCGGGCTGTCGTCGCTCGGCGTGATGCTGATCGTGTTCGTCGCGATGACGATGCGGTCCGGGCAGATCCTCGCGGATCCCGTCGCGTCGGCGGTGACGGTCGTTCCGCTGGTGGTGTTTTACGCGGCGGTCCTCGGCGTCGCCGCGGCCGCCGGACGGACGCTGCTCGACCCGCGACGGGGCGTCGCGCTCGTGTACGCGACCAGCATGCGAAACCTGTCGATCGCGCTGGCGATCGTCGTCGCCGGGGACGCGGTGCCCTCCGGTGCGGTGTTACCGATCGCACTGGCGTACGTTATCCAGCCCCCGCTCGGCGCGGTCTACATGCACTATCGGCGCGACGTCGTCGGTGAGGGACGCTCTCTCCGTGAAGCGGTCGCGGAGTTCATCTGAGCGGCGGGCGTCTCGCCGTCGCGGTCCGGTACCGAGCGAGCGCCACCGGCTCTCGTCGGATCGACATCGATAGTGTGTGTATAGTACATTACACACAAAGTAATTTGACCGTAGTGCGCCTCGGTAGACACATGAGCGTAACGTTCGCAGTGATCGATGCGTCGGTGGGGGAGACGCCCGCGGAGTCGAACCTCCGTCGGGAACTCGACGCGGAGGTCGTCGTTTACAAGGCGAGCGAGGGCGAGTTCCCGCCGTCGGTGTCGGCGTCCGAATGGCGGTTCGACGGCGTCGTCATCAGCGGGTCACAGACCTCGGCGTACGACGACCGCGACTGGATTCACGAGCTGACGGAGTGGATCCGTCGGGTCCACCGGGCGGACGTGCCGACGCTGGGCATCTGCTGGGGACACCAGTTCCTCGCGCAGGCCCTCGGCGGGCGCGTCGTCGACATGGCGGAGTACGAACTCGGATACGAGCGGATCGTGCGCCTCGGCGACGACCCGCTGTTCGAGGGGATCCCGGAGCGGTTCGTCAGCTTCGAGACGCACTCCGACCGCGTCGCCGAACTCCCGCCGGGTGCGACGACGCTCGCACGCAACGGCCACGGCGTCCAAGCCTTCCGCATCGGCAGTAGCTACGGGATACAGTTCCACCCGGAGTACGACCGCGAGACGGCTGTCTGGGTGACGGAAGGGAAGGACCTTCCGGACGATCGGATCCGCTCCGTGCTGGACGGGATCACCGACGAATCCGTCGAGGCGGCGCGGGCGAGCAAGCAGATATTCGAGAACTTCCGGCGCCTCGCCGAGCGCCACCAGCCGGTCCGCCGGGCGGACCCGATCCCTCCTCGGACGAGGTGACCGGCGAACCCGCTGACGGAGCGGAGTCGCGACGGCCGAGCGGGTTGGCGAGATAGTATTGTGTAGAATTGTGGTTTTTCCAAACTACTAAGTCTGACGCGCCGGACAGGATCGTCTGCGTCGAAGATGAGCCTGCGAGACCGAGCAAGCGAACTCGTGGACAGGGCGCGGTCGGTGACGGCCGGTGAGCGAACGAAGCGACTCGTCGAGAGGGTCCGACGGGTACGCGACGGGGAGCCGTGGTTCGACAAGCGGGGGCTCGACACGATCCGCCGGCGGCCGGTTGGCGATGACTCGATCGAACGACGGCGACGCTGGCAGCGCTACCTCGGCGTCGCCTTCGTCGGACTGCTGGCGGCGGCGCTCTGGTACCCCCTCGTCGCGGGGGTCGGCGTCGTCGGCTGCGCCGCCGCGGCGGTCGGCGTCGGCGCCGTCCGCGGCCGGTTCTACTGTAATCACCTCTGTCCGCGCGGCGGCCTGCTCGACGGCTACGTCCGCCTGCTCAGCCGTGGAAAGCGGACGCCGGACTGGTTCAAGCATCCGCTGACCCGCGCGGCCGTGGCCCTGACGGCGTTCGGACTCTTGGGGACGGGACTCCACGCCGCGTGGCGGCAGGGCGGGTCGCTCGGCGTGCCGTTCCTCACGATGCTCGGCGTCAGCACGCTCGTCGCGGTCGTTCTCGGCGTCGTGTACCACCAGCGGGCCTGGTG is a window encoding:
- a CDS encoding TIGR04206 family protein; the encoded protein is MESSDDASRSAAESTSRSVSRERAGSPSTSGRVEWLLVVALLAVPMAVVPGGDDAPTLVSLWGFVTLGGDGSGVGGYPVWAYFLDQPRPFATLPPSIRAWPLALGFHLLAAGSATSGVALGREDRRVTGGLLVLAAAATLWVAAGLGVRFGVGATAGWFAVLPASALATLAVAVAAYGRDLRRVAVR
- a CDS encoding 4Fe-4S binding protein, with product MSLRDRASELVDRARSVTAGERTKRLVERVRRVRDGEPWFDKRGLDTIRRRPVGDDSIERRRRWQRYLGVAFVGLLAAALWYPLVAGVGVVGCAAAAVGVGAVRGRFYCNHLCPRGGLLDGYVRLLSRGKRTPDWFKHPLTRAAVALTAFGLLGTGLHAAWRQGGSLGVPFLTMLGVSTLVAVVLGVVYHQRAWCQICPAGTLSHAVHRVAEALGRDPAPRVEVDADACVSCGRCGTVCRQEIRPGQYAEGEVTDHGDVFSPGGLEGSAREVDGVVDHADCLQCAACVEECPTDALSLDEE
- a CDS encoding type 1 glutamine amidotransferase, which codes for MSVTFAVIDASVGETPAESNLRRELDAEVVVYKASEGEFPPSVSASEWRFDGVVISGSQTSAYDDRDWIHELTEWIRRVHRADVPTLGICWGHQFLAQALGGRVVDMAEYELGYERIVRLGDDPLFEGIPERFVSFETHSDRVAELPPGATTLARNGHGVQAFRIGSSYGIQFHPEYDRETAVWVTEGKDLPDDRIRSVLDGITDESVEAARASKQIFENFRRLAERHQPVRRADPIPPRTR
- a CDS encoding ZIP family metal transporter, with amino-acid sequence MTTLASVLGVTSVAGLATGLGALPVFFRDRVTHRIYDAALGLAAGLMVAASVFGLVIPGMEEGTLRAVMTGVLFGGFALLGGNYLVPHLHAEYREWFAEGGATEDDVAGMEAPADDPVAEDAPRSDDPVAEDAPRSDDPVAEDAPRSEDPEAGPAASAGGLIDERESSLRKAILIGGAITLHNAPEGLAIGVAFASGLEEVALLLAVVIGLQNVPDGFAFAVPMAETGMSNLRVIWYTTLSGVVPQVVASLFGFSLVGLSAGLFPISSGFAAGAMLAVVFRELIPSSHGHGHADAATGAFLFGFVLLVVVDAVIVV
- a CDS encoding MarR family transcriptional regulator; protein product: MSIGIDAFDDEPEAALDVASGTQPYRILAFLAEHDDQAFTQTEIHEETGIKRGSVGAVLSRLEDRGLVRHRGRYWAIAENERLASFAAQQAASSASTTDDYYGEDGA
- a CDS encoding arsenic resistance protein, with the translated sequence MIRPFLTGIKENLIYVVVASLVAGLAFGQVAGSGTKALLRAAVVPILFLMIYPMMINIDLREVINVRDHAGPVGLSLLINFGAAPLFAVALSRGFFGGDIEYAVGLYFIALIPTSGMTAAWTGLADGDLEAALVAMAVNLLAAIVILPAYLSVLVPADIGFDPSALYRQLAQVVVIPMAAGTVTRWLLLRRYSTAGFKRLKPLFGGLSSLGVMLIVFVAMTMRSGQILADPVASAVTVVPLVVFYAAVLGVAAAAGRTLLDPRRGVALVYATSMRNLSIALAIVVAGDAVPSGAVLPIALAYVIQPPLGAVYMHYRRDVVGEGRSLREAVAEFI
- a CDS encoding phosphoadenosine phosphosulfate reductase family protein; amino-acid sequence: MSDDFPASVDVDYTDGEGETPEDYPSIQHKIEKAVEVTRRGLEQYDNPAVMWTGGKDSTLTLYFINQVAEEYGHEKPTAVFIDHFQHFDDITDFVEHWADEWDIDLVYARNEDVGDYVEEHGLEPGDDIPVDALSEHNQHHIREILEFEEDSFPFLLDTYVGNHLLKTVALNDALEEHDIDGVISGVRWDEQEARADETFFSPRHDPDLFPPHDRIQPILQFAEADVWEAFWNFVVPDTVEAFPDEGYIPQADDDLPEGVTQEDVPISPKYFAGFRSLGSEVSTEKTTEEPAWLQNLDETTERAGRAQDKEDLMERLRDLGYM
- the aroC gene encoding chorismate synthase; amino-acid sequence: MNGNRFGRLFQLTTYGESHGDAMGVTVSGVPAGVELDEEAIQAQLDRRKPGQSMITTSRGEPDEVVVNSGVQDGYTTGTPIGMVIQNKDARSGKYEPYVTAPRPSHGDYTYSAKFGTRNWGGGGRSSARETVNWVAAGAVAEQVLDASDHDVEIKAHVNRIGDVEADPVSFDQLLANSEENDVRCADPDAAAEMQELIEEYQEKGDSIGGSIYFECRGVPRGLGAPRFDGFPSRLGQAMFSIPATTGVEFGLGKEAVDVTGSERNEDWTFDDGESFDHVESDEGDPVPEGNDHGGLQGGITTGEPIYGEATWHAPTSIPKKQRSADWETGEEKEIQVVGRHDPVLPPRAVPVVEAMLYCTVLDFMLLAGRINPDRVDGNPGQYDTDYHPSSPENE